CGGAGGCCCTCGACGACGGCGGGGTCGAGATCGACGCCCACGGTGCGATAGGCGATGCAGACGTCGACGGCGAACCCGCGGACCTCGAGTTCATCGCTCACGACGGCCTGGGCGAGATCACTCCGGACGACGAGGGCGCGGCCGGTCGCGGCGGGAACGCGGTCGGCGCACCACTGCGTGACGAGGGCCGTCGCCGACGACGCGCCAGCCGGGACGAAGTCGACCTCCCACCCGGCATCGGCGACGGCGCGGGCGGTCGCGCGGCCGACGGCGGCGATACGAGTGGTGGCGGGGATCGCGACGTCGTGCTGACGGAGCTGCTCGACGCTCGCGGCACTCGTGACGAACAGCCACGCATACGCACCGTCGGCGAGGGCGGCGAACGCGCGGTCGCGCGCCGCGGTGTCGCGCGGCGCTGCAGACGAGATGAGCGGTGCGAGGACTGCCTCGGCGCCGCGGGAGTTCAGGTCGGCGCGCACGCGCTCCCCCCATCCCCCGGCGCGGGGAACGAGCACTCGGGCACCGCGCAAGCCACCGCCGGTCATCGCGACGACCCGGCGAGATCGGCGAGGTCGGCGGCACCGCCCTCGAGGAGCTCGGCGACGACGTCGGCCGCAGCGGCATCGATGTCGACGTGCACGTCGAGCTGGCGGGACGCACCGACGGATCGCCCACCGTCTTCGGCGTAGACCTGCGCCACCAGCGTGACGACGTCGCCGTGACGCTCGGCGTCGATCGCGACGGGAGCGGCGCAGCCGGCTTCGAGGCGGCGGAGTACGGCCCGCTCGAGGTTCGCGGCGAGGGCCGTGTCGGCGTCTTCGACGAGGCGCACGGCGGCGGCGACCTCGGCATCCCCGTCGCGCACCTCGACGGCCAGAGCGCCCTGCGCGGCGGAGGTGGGCCAGTCGAGCACCTGGGTGATCGCGGCGTCGCGCCCGATGCGGCGGAGCCCGGCTTCGGCGAGGACGATCGCGTCGTACTGGCCGTCGGCGACCTTCCGGAGCCGGCTGTCGACGTTGCCGCGAATGCCCTCCACCACCAGGTCGGGGCGACGCGCGAGCACCTGCGCGACGCGACGCGGCGACCCCGTGCCGACGCGCGCGCCCGAGGGCAGCTCGTCGAGCGTCAGGCCCTCGCGGGAGTGCAGGATGTCGCGCTGCGAGGCGCGAACGGGCACAGCCCCGACGACGATCCCCTCGAACGGAGCCGTCGGCAGATCCTTCATCGAGTGCACGAGGAAATCGCACTCGTTCCGCAGCAACGCGTCGCGGAGAGCCGTGGCGAACACACCCGTCCCACCCATCTGCGCGAGCGGACCGGTGAGGATGTCGCCGTCGCTCGTGATCGGAACGAGTTCGACCTCACGACCGGATGCCGCGGCCACGGCATCCGCCACGTGCTGCGACTGGGTCGTCGCCAGCAGGCTCGCCCGCGTTCCGAGGCGCAACGCGGTCACGGTGCGACGCCCGAGAGCGCCGGCTGGAAGCCGAGACGCTTGTTCTCGCAGCAGCCGGGGCGACACACGTCGTACCAGGGTCCCAGGTCGGTCACGGCGGGGCGGTCGGCTGCGGGCGTGCCCTTCAGCCGCTCCTCGACGAGGTCGACGAGACCGGCGACGTAGGTCGGGTGGGTGCTGGGGGTCGCGGTGCGGACGGCGATGAGACCGAGCTCCTCCGCCGTCTCCATGGCCTCCGTGTCGAGGTCCCACATGACCTCCATGTGGTCGCTCACGAACCCGAGCGGCACGATGAGGACGGCCTTGCGCCCGCGGCCGGGCAGATCCTGCATCGCGTCGTTGATGTCGGGCTCGAGCCACGGCACCTGCGGCGGGCCGGAGCGGCTCTGGAAGACGAGTTGCCACGCGCCGGGGAAGCCCAGACGCGACACGATCTCCTGGCCGACGGCGAGGTGCTGGGCGACGTACGCGCCGCCCGGTCCGAAGCCGCGCTCCGGCGGGCCCGAACGGTCGGCGTCGGAAGTGGGGATCGAGTGCGTCGAGAAGAGGATCTCGACCTCGCTCTCGAGGTCGGTGACGCCACGCTCGGCGAGCTCGGCGATGCCCGCGCGGATGCCGTCGACGAACGGGGCCACGAACCCGGGGTGGTCGAAGAACTGCCGGACCTTGTCGATCTGGATGTCGGTCTGGTGGCCGGTAGCCTCAACGGCGTCCGCGAGGTCTTCGCGGTACTGGCGGCACGACGAGTACGAGCTGTACGCGCTCGTCGCGATGGCGAGGAGCTTGCGCCGCCCGTCGGCGAAGGCGGAATCGATCGCGTCGGTGACGTACGGCATCCAGTTGCGATTGCCCCAGTAGACGGGCAGCTCGAGCCCTCGAGCCGCGAGTTCGGCGTCGAGCGCCGCCTTCAGCTCGCGGTTGTGCTCGTTGATGGGCGACACCCCGCCGAAGTGACGGTAGTGATGCGCGACCTCTTCGAGTCGCTCGTCCGGGATGCCGCGGCCCGACGTGACGTTGCGGAGGAACGGGATGACGTCGTCCTGGCCCTCGGGCCCACCAAAGCCGAGGAGGAGGATGCCGTCATAGGCGACGGGGATCGTGGCGTGCGGGTCCCCCGCCTGCGCTCCCTCGGTGGCGTTCGGGATGACGGCGCCCTCGGCCACGACCGTGCGCGTCGCGCGCGGCGGCTTGGGACGGAACTCTCCGCCGATGTTCTCTGCACTCATGACAGCACCTCCGCCAGTTCGTCGATCTCGATCCGTCGTCCCGTGTAGAACGGAACCTCCTCGCGCACGTGGCGACGGGCATCCGTCGCCCGGAGCTCGCGCATCATGTCGACGAGACTGATGGGGTCGTCGCTCTCGAGGGGCAGCAGCCACTCGTAGTCGCTGAGGCCGAAGGTCGACACCGTGTTCGCGACGACGTCGCGGAAGACGGCGCCCTTGCGGCCGTGCTCGGCGAGCATGCGCGAGCGGTCCTCTTCGGGGAGCAGATACCACTCGTAGCTGCGGACGAACGGGTACAGGCAGAGCCACCCGCGGGCGTGCTCGCCGCGGAGGTAACCGGGGACGTGACGCTTGTTGAACTCCGCCTCGCGGTGCACGCCCATCGCGCTCCACACGTTGGTGAAGGAGGCGAGCGCCGCGGTCCGGCGCAGCTGGCGGAGCGCCTTCTGCAGGGCGGCGGGGTCTTCGCCGTGCAGCCAGATCATGAGGTCGGCCTCGGCGCGCATGCCGGTCACGTCGTAGAACCCGCGGAGCGTGACACCGTCGGCGGCGAACCCGTCGGCGACATCCCGGACGGCCTCCAGGTCTGCCGGTGACGGCGTTCCGGTGCGCGGCCGGGGACCCGCGAGGATCGCGAACAGGGTGTAGCCGAGGCCGGGGACAGTCTCGTCAGCGGACATGACGTGCTCCTTCGGAGGGGGTCGGATGGGAGAGGAGATCGGAGGCGAGTGCACGCGCGTGCGGCACGACCGAGGCGAGCCCGGTTCCTGCCGCGACGGCTCCCGCGAGTCGGATGCCGTGGGTCGCCGCAGCCTCTTCGACCGCCGCACGGACAGGCGGCGTCGCGACGGCGTCGGGCCACGCGACGGGGACGATGCGGCGGATATCGGCCGGCGAGACCCGCACCCCGGTGAGGGTGCGGACGGCGGTCGCGACACCGGCGGCATCCGTCAGCTCGTCGTGGCGGCCGTCGTGCGCGGACAACCGCACGAGGTGCGTGCCGGCGGGGAGGGCGGCGGACGCCCACTCCCACTTCGCGTCGACGTGCGTGAGGGCTTTCGCCGCGCTGTCGACGTCGGGCGCGGCGATGACGCCCGAGCCGATCGGGAAGGCGTCGAGACCGTCGGCGACGATCTCGGTGACGACGAGCCCGACGGGCGGGGCCGGGGCGACCTCGACCTGCAGCAGCCGGGCGGCGGCGGTCGGTCCCGTCGCGATCACGACAGCCGCGGCCGACAGCGCCTCGTCGTCGAGTTCGACGCTCGTGCCGGTCACCGCACGGACGGGCGTGCCGGTGCGGATGACGGCGCCCGCTCGGAGGGCGGCTGCCTCGAGTTCGGCCGCGAGACGCCAGAGTCCGCCCTCGACGCCGCGGACGGCGGAACCGGCGCGGACAGCCGGGGCCAGGGCGCCGACGGCGTCGGTCAATGAGCCGAGCGCCTGGGCCTTCTCCCAGAGCACGGGGTGGAGCGCGGACAGGCGCACGGAGTCCGCGCTCTGCGAGTACACGCTCCGGCAGAGCGGCTCGACGAGGCGGGCGGTGACCCGCGGTCCGAACCGGGTGGTCGCCAGCTCCGCGAGGGAGGGCTCGTCTCCCGCGGACAGGGGAATCAGCCGCTCCCGCGCTGCGCGACGGGCGCCGCTGCGGCCGAGGATCCGGACGACATCGGGGGCGAGGGGGTCGGCGGGCAGGCCGACGAGCGCGCGACGCGGCAGCGGGGCACGGTCGACCCGGCCGGAGCGGCGGCGGAAGGCGACGTGCGCCCCCGCCGGTGCAGGCTCGACGAGCTGGACGGGCAGACGCGCGTCGGCGACGAGGTCGGCGACACCCGTGGTCCGCGTGGCGAAGGATTCGGCGCCCAGGTCGGCGTCGACGCCGGCGACAGTGCCGCGGCGCAGCATCCCCCCGGCGCACTCCGACGCCTCGACGAGGACGACGTCACGTCCCGCGCGAGCCAGCTCCCACGCGATCGTCAGGCCGGCGATGCCGCCGCCGACGATCACGACGTCGTGGCTCACGGCGCCCGCCACTCGTGGACGGTGCGGACCACCGCCGAGAGCGCGTCGGGGTCGGTCTCCATGGGAACGCCGTGGCCGAGGTTGAAGACGTGGGCGCGGGCGGCGAGCCCATCCTCGAGGATCCGCTGGACCTCGAGGGTCCGCACCTCCTCGGGGGCGAACAGCATCGCCGGGTCGAGGTTTCCCTGCAGGGTCAGGTCGCGGCCGATGCGGCGGTGCGCGTCGCCGAGGCGGACGCGGTAGTCCACCCCGAGCGCATCGATATCGGGCGTCGCCATGTCGGCGAGGATCTCGCCGGTGCCGACGCCGAAGTGCACGAGCGGCAGGCGGTCGACGCCTTCGGGAAGCGGCAGCGACCGCGCGTGATCGAGCGCGGCAACGGATGCCGGGAGCACCGACGCGCGGTAGTCGTCGGGGTTCAGCCCGCCCGCCCACGAGTCGAAGAGCTGACCGGCGCTCGCCCCCGCCTCGATCTGCAGGGCGAGGAAGCGACCGGTGACCTCGGCGAGCCACATCGTGAGGTCGCGCCAGGCGGCCGGGTCCTCGTGGATGAGGCGCCGCGCCGCGAGGTGGTCCTTGGACGGCCCGCCCTCGACGAGGTAGGCCGCGAGAGTGAAGGGGGCACCGGCGAAGCCGATGAGCGGCAGCGGCTCACCGCGTTTTTCCGACTGATCGGCGAGCATCGCGGTGGTTCGGCCCACGGCATCCGCGATCGCCTCGCCGCGCTCGGTCACGAGTGCCGGGTCGATCGCGACGGTGCGCGCGATGTCGGCGGCGGTCCGCAGCGGCTGCGAGAACACCGGACCGCGGCCCGCCGCGATCTCGACGTCGATGTCCAGGAGCGCGAGCGGCACGATGATGTCGCTGAAGAAGATGGCCGCATCGACGCCGTGACGGCGCACCGGCTGCATCGTGATCTCGCTCGCCAGAGCGGGATCGAGGCACGCCTCGAGCATGGTGCCCTGCGAGCGGAGCGCACGGTACTCCGGCAACGAACGACCCGCCTGGCGCATGAACCAGACGGGGGTGATGTCGGGGCGATCGCCCAGGAGTGCACGGACGAGTCGGGACTCGCGAGTGCGTGCGGCGACGAGAGGGTGGCTGAGGCCGGGAATGATGAACTCCTCGAATCGGTTAATCGATATACTAGTCGCGATCCAAGGGGGTTCTCCGCACCGTGCTCGTCTGCCTCACCGCGCATCAGCGCTCCACGCCGTTCGATTCTCTCGAGCGGCTCTCGACGGTCGGCGACGACCTCGCTGAGCGGCTTTCCGCGGTGCACGATTCGGTCCGCGGGGCTGTCGTCCTCGCCACCTGCAACCGGTTCGAGGCGTACTTCGACCTCGCTGAAGAGGCCGACCTCGCCTCCCCCGTCCCAGCGATGGATGCCGCCATGGAGGCGATCGCGGGAGCCGCCGACATGGACTACCGCTCGCTCCGTGAGAACGTCGACTTCGCCCACGGCAACCAGGTCGCCCACCATCTCTTCACCGTCGCTTCCGGTCTCGACTCCGTCGCGGTCGGCGAAGACGAGATCGCCGGTCAGGTGCGTCGCGCTCTCGAAGCAGCACGCGGTCGTGGTCTGACGACCGCGTCGCTCGAGCACCTCTTCCAGCGCGCGACCGAAACCTCCCGCGCCGTGAAGAACACGACGCGCCTCGGCGAGTCCGGCCGCTCGCTCGTACGCCTGGCCGTCGACCTCGTGAGCTCCCGCGTCGACTGGGCGACCGCCCGCGTGCTCCTCGTCGGCACCGGTCGCTACGCCGCCGCAGCCCTCGCCGCCCTCCGCGCCGTCGGCGCCGTCGACATCCGCGTGCACTCCCGCTCCGGCCGGCAGCGCTTCGCCAACCGCGAGCACCTCGTGCACGTCAGCGCCGACGACTACGCCGCCGAGGCCGCCGCCGCCGACATCGTCGTCACCTGCACGGCGACGACCGACACCTTCGCACTCGACGCCTTCTCGCACGCGACGGCGCGGGCGGGCAGCACGCAGGCGCAGGTGGTCATCGACCTGGGGCTCCCCCGCAACGTCGACCCGGAGATCGCGCTCCTGCCCGGTGTCGAGCTCCTCGACCTCGAGACGATCCGCCTCCACGCCCCCGTCGACGAAGCCGAAACCGTCGGTCAGGCGCGCGAGATCGTCCAGGCCGCGGCCCAGCGGCACGCGGCCGCGCGGCGCGTGCACGAGGTCGCGCCGTCGGTCGTCGACCTCCGCGGATTCGTCCACGGCGTCCTCGACGAGGAACTCACCCGCGCCCGCCGCCGCGGCGACTCCCCCGAGGTCGAAACCGCTCTCCGCCACTTCTCCGGCGTCCTCCTCCACCAGCTCATCGCCCGCGGGCACACGCTCGCCTCGTCGGGTGCGGGGACCGAGTGGGCCGATGCGATCCGCACGGTGCTGCCGGGTGCGGGCGTGGGCGTCTCTCCGGACCGAGGCGAGCAGCCGTGAGTCCGAGCGTCACGCTGAAGGACATCGCGCGCGCCGCAGGCGTGTCGACGGCGGCCATCAGCCAGGCGCTCAACGACCGCGGCAGCATGCGACCCGAGACGCGCGAGCGCATCAAGGCGATCGCCGCCGAACTCGGCTACGTGCCCAACCGTCATGCTGCCGCCCTCCGGAGCGGGCGGACCATGACGGTCGGCTTCGTCATGGTCGACGACCCCGAGAGCGACCGGCGCGGCGAGCTGCAGCGGGCGCGCAAGCTCATCTCCCTCGTCCGGGCATCCGCGGCGCACGGTTTCACCGTCACCGTCCTCCCCGACTCCAACCCTGACCTCATCTCGGGAACGACCCTCGATGCCCTCTACGTCCCCGATGCCCGCGGGAACCAGCCGCTCCTCCACGCAGCCATCGCCCGCGGCATCCCGATCGTCGCGGACGACCAGTTCGTCGACGGATCGCGCGGTCTCAGCATCCGCACGGGTTACGACGCCGCCGTCCGAGCAGGCCTCGACGAACTCGAACGTTCCGGCGCGCAGCGCATCGTCTTCCTCACCGAGGAGGGCGGCGCGCCCCGCGACGAGATCGGCCGCGCCGCGTACGAGATCTGGAGCTCGGTGCGGGGCCGCGAACCGCTCGTGCGGACGGTCGACGCGTCGCGCCGCAGGCTCCCCCGCCTGCTCACCGAAGCCGTCGCCGGCGGCGCGGACGCGATCTTCGCCGGCGCCGAGGACGGCCCGGACGTCTACCTGCAGCTCGAGGAGATGCGCCTCGTCATCCCGCGCGACGTGCAGCTCGTCGCCCTCTGCACGACGGACTGCGCCGTGAACCGCCGCCTCGGCGTGACGCACGTGTGCATCCGTCCGGATCTCGCCGCCGAGGCGATGTTCGAGACCCTGCCCGCAGCACTCCTCGACGACGGCCCCCGTGTGGTCGACCTGCCGTGGGAGCTCGTCCCCGGCTCCACGACGCGCCCCCCGCTGACGATCGGATCACCGAGAAAAGCACGGCCCCGGAAGACTCAGTCGCTGAAGGCGCCGTAGACCTCAAGCGTGTTCGCCGCGAGCTGGGCGCAGAGTTCGTCGAGCGCGATGCCGAGTTCGGCCGCCATGAACCGGACCGTGACCGGCACCAGGTACGGCGCGTTGGGACGACCGCGATGCGGTGTCGGCGTGAGGAACGGCGCGTCGGTCTCGACGAGGATCCGCTCCCGCGGCGTCACCGCCAGGGCATCACGGAGATTCTGCGCGTTCTTGAACGTGACGTTGCCCGCGAAACTCAGCCAGTAGCCACGCTCCGCGCTGTACCGCGCCATGTCGGCGTCGCCCGAGAAGCAGTGGAAAACGGTCTGCTCCGGGGCGCCGACGCGCTCGAGGGTCTCGAGCACGGCGTCGTGCGCGTCGCGGTCGTGGATCTGCATCGCGATGCCGTGACGCTTGGCGATGTCGATGTGCGCCTCGAAGCTCTCCACCTGAGCGGGGATGCCGGCCTCATCGGTCCGGAAGAAGTCGAGACCGGTCTCCCCCACCGCCCGCACGCGGGGCTCGGCGGCGAGCTCGTCGATGACGGCGATCGCCTCGTCGAGGCGGCCGGCTTCTTTGTAGGCCGGCGCTTCGTTCGGGTGGATCGCGACGGCGGCCAGCACGGCAGGGTGGGATGCCGCGGCCCAGGCCGACCAGCGGGAGGAGTCGATGTCGCCGCCGGCTTGCACCACGCCGATCACCCCGACCTCGGCCGCTCGGGCGAGCTGCTCGTCGAGACCGCGCGGCTCGTCGCCGTCTTCGATCTCGAGGTGCGCGTGGTTGTCGTAGACGGCGACGGGCAGCGGCTCGGGCGCATCCGGCCAGCGGACGTCTCGCGCGGACTGCTCGCGCTGGCGGACGTAGCCGCTCGGGTCAGCGGGGCCGGTCGTCATGCGGTCTGCTCGACGCGCGGGAAGAGCGGCGCAAGCGTGCCGACCCTGCTCCCGGCGGGGAGCTGACCCCACGTGCCCGCCTCGCGGAGCGGCTGCGCGGTGAGCTCACCGGGAGCGCCGAGAGCGTCCCAGAGCGTCGCGGTCGACTTCGGCATGACCGGCGAGAGGAGGACCGCGAGGGCCCGGAGGCCCTCCGCCGCCGTGTAGAGGACGGTCGAGAGCCGTTCGCGGTTCGCCTCATCCTTGGCGAGCGCCCACGGCTCGTTCTCGGTGATGTAGCCGTTCAGCTCGTCGACGATCCGCCAGATCGCGGCGATGGCCTCGTCGGGGCGGAAGGCGGTCATCGCGGCATCCGCTGCCGTCGCGGCGTCCGCCACCGTCCGCTGCACGCGGAGGTCGATGTCGGTGGGCGAGCCTGCGGCCGGCACGACGCCGTCGAAGTAGCGCCCGATCATCGCGACCGTGCGAGAGGCGAGGTTGCCGAAACCGTTGGCGAGCTCGGCCTGGTAGCGCGCGGAGAGGTCCTCCCACGAGAACGAACCGTCCTGGCCGAAGGCGATCGCCGACAGGAAGTAGAACCGATACGCGTCGGAGCCGAACACGTCGGTGATCTCGGTGGGAGCGATGCCGGTGAGCTTCGACTTCGACATCTTCTCGCCGCCGACGAGCAACCAGCCGTGGGCGAAGATGCCCTTCGGCACCTCGAGCCCGGCGGCCATCAGCATGGCGGGCCAGATGACGGCGTGGAAGCGGAGGATGTCCTTGCCGACCACGTGGTACGCCGGCCAGCGGCGCTCGAACTCGGCCTGGTCCTCGCCGTACCCGACGGCGGTCGCGTAGTTGAGGAGGGCGTCGACCCAGACGTAGATGACGTGGGAGTCGTCCCACGGCACGCGGATGCCCCAGTCGAACGCCGAGCGGGAGATCGAGAGGTCCTTGAGCCCGGACCGGACGAAGGAGATGACCTCGTTGCGCGCGGAGTCGGGACGGACGAAATCGGGCTGCGTCTTGTACAGCTCGAGCAGCCGGTCCTGGAACTCGCTGAGCTTGAAGAAGTAGTTCTTCTCCTGCAGGAGCTCGAGCGGCTTCGAGTGGATGGCGCAGACCTTGAGCCCTTCGAACGGGCCGGTGCCGTCGACGATCTCGGCCTCGGGCTTGAACTCCTCACAGCCCACGCAGTAGAGCGCTTCGTACTCGCCCGCGTAGATGTAACCGCTGTCGTAGAGCGCCTGCACGAACTTCTTGACGCGCTCCTCGTGACGCGGCTGCGTCGTCCGGATGAAGTCGTCGTTGGCGACGTCGAGGGTCTTCAGGAGCGGGAACCAGGACTCCTCGACGAGCTTGTCGACCCACTCCTGCGGGGTGACGCCGTTCGCCGTGGCGGCACGGAGCATCTTCTGGCCGTGCTCGTCGGTACCGGTCAGCATCCAGGTGTCGTCCCCCGACTGGCGGTGCCAGCGCGCGAGAGTGTCCACCGCCACCGACGTGTACCCGTGCCCGATGTGGGGCAGATCGCTCGGGTAGTAGATGGGGGTGGTGATGTAGAAGGAGCCGCCGGAAGTCACCTGGCGATTCTACGGGCGACGAAGCGGGCCCTGCCGTTCATGACGAGCGCTCAGGCGCTCCCGCGCCGGACGAAGGTCGTCGGCAGCACGATCGACTCGCCCGGACCGCCGTCGACGACGTCCAGCAGCACCTCGACCATGCGCCGGGAGATCTCCGACCACGGCTGCCGCATCGTCGTCAGCGGTGGATCCGCCGTGGCCGCAAGCCCCGAATCGTCGAAGCCCGCGACGGCGACATCTTCGGGGACCCGTCTCCCGGCCTTTCGGAGAGCGGCGATCGCCCCCACCGCCATGACGTCGGATGCCGCGAACACGGCGTCGATGTCGGGGGCCCGCTCGAGAAGACGAGACATGGCGGCCTCGCCCGCTTCGCTCGAGTAGACGTCCTGTTCGACGAGCGCGGGGTCGAAGTGCTCGCCCATCTCGTCACGGAAACCGACCAGGCGGTACCGCCCGCCCGGGGTGTCGTCGGGGCCGGTGATCACGGCGATGCGTTCGTAGCCGCGACCGAGGAGATGGCGGGTCATCTCGCGCGCCGACGCCACCTCGTCGACGGACACGGTCGGAACGTGCGCGCGGTCGCCGAGGGGCACCCCGGAGCAGACCGTGGGGACGCCCGCCGAGGTGAGCGCGGCGAGGAGCGGATTGGACTCGTGCGACGAGATGAGCAGCACGCCGTCGACGTGGCCCGCACGGACGTAGCGCTCGATGTTCTCGTACTGCGACGGATGCTCGGCGATGAGGAGCACGAGGGTCATGTCGCGCG
This DNA window, taken from Microbacterium sp. MM2322, encodes the following:
- a CDS encoding LacI family DNA-binding transcriptional regulator, with the protein product MVLPSERRRPTIRDVAEVAGVSHGTVSRVINGGRWVSEDSRVAVEQAIQATGYTVSHAARSLATGRANSVAFLLTEPQHLLFADPTFALLLRGATEALAARDMTLVLLIAEHPSQYENIERYVRAGHVDGVLLISSHESNPLLAALTSAGVPTVCSGVPLGDRAHVPTVSVDEVASAREMTRHLLGRGYERIAVITGPDDTPGGRYRLVGFRDEMGEHFDPALVEQDVYSSEAGEAAMSRLLERAPDIDAVFAASDVMAVGAIAALRKAGRRVPEDVAVAGFDDSGLAATADPPLTTMRQPWSEISRRMVEVLLDVVDGGPGESIVLPTTFVRRGSA